A genomic region of Colletotrichum destructivum chromosome 1, complete sequence contains the following coding sequences:
- a CDS encoding Putative aldehyde dehydrogenase domain, aldehyde/histidinol dehydrogenase → MSAWKLGPALGFGNTVVRKLAEQTPLSMLYLAWLNKEAGFPPGVINIISGYGREAGAALAGHPGVDKLALTGSTAMSREVMGLAAGTLKTVTARDGRQVAPLIVLDNADLDRAVRCSRESTREHHEQTGVAHPRPRGCVRAVLREVHRRRSAVPGRGGGVGDGQRTRLTGWALPSSPGTWRGRTASRGRSRPAWCR, encoded by the coding sequence ATGAGCGCCTGGAAGCTGGGGCCTGCGCTGGGCTTTGGCAACACAGTCGTTCGGAAGCTGGCCGAACAGACGCCGCTCTCCATGTTGTACCTTGCCTGGCTGAACAAGGAGGCCGGTTTCCCTCCAGGCgtcatcaacatcatcagCGGATACGGTCGCGAGGCaggcgccgccctcgccggaCACCCGGGCGTCGACAAGTTGGCCTTGACCGGCAGCACGGCCATGAGCAGGGAGGTCATGgggctcgccgccggcaccctGAAAACCGTCACCGCTCGAGACGGCCGGCAAGTCGCCCCCCTGATTGTCTTGGACaacgccgacctcgaccggGCCGTCCGCTGCTCCCGCGAGAGCACGCGAGAGCATCATGAGCAAACGGGGGTTgcgcatcctcgtccacgagGCTGTGTACGAGCCGTTCTTCGCGAAGttcaccgccgccgtagTGCGGTTCcgggccgaggaggaggcgttggcgatggccaaCGGACTCGCCTTACGGGCTGGGcgctgccgtcttcaccaGGGACCTGGCGAGGGCGCACCGCGTCGCGagggaggtcgaggccggcatggTGTAGGTGA
- a CDS encoding Putative aldehyde dehydrogenase domain, aldehyde/histidinol dehydrogenase, translating into MPPRTFVILANRPFPSPRRPAADLAAPNGRTWAQPLGLFIDNDFVPSSNRRTLTTTNPSTEDDIFSVYAATPDDVDTAVAAARATFGHPSWRRISGIDRGSPMMKLADLVDAHLETLATIETLDSG; encoded by the exons ATGCCGCCGAGAACCTTCGTCATTCTCGCCAATCGCCCCTTCCCTTCACCACGTcgccccgccgccgatcTGGCCGCCCCGAACGGCAGGACATGGGCCCAGCCcctcggcctcttcatcGACAATGACTTTGTTCCGAGCTCCAACCGGCGGACCTTGACCACCACTAACCCATC CACCGAGGACGACATTTTCTCCGTCTACGCCGCCACGCCAGACGATGTCGAtaccgccgtcgccgccgcccgtgccACCTTCGGCCATCCCTCGTGGAGACGCATCTCCGGTATCGACCGCGGCTCCCCGATGATGAAGcttgccgacctcgtcgacgcccatCTCGAGACCTTGGCCACAATCGAGACCCTCGACAGCGGCTAG
- a CDS encoding Putative chitin-binding, type 1, NodB domain, glycoside hydrolase/deacetylase, beta/alpha-barrel, producing the protein MRLTPVLLAALAGLEAAHAHGDEPHMNMVLPRLRNVEELRQKRVKYEPWNPPTVAYKPRGERANRLSPRQAATIKLGDNVQCGGTFGRCADGFCCSSAGWCGQGTEYCRAPDCQISYGPGCDGNQKPSGTDTANDARPLKGSIPYGGVGIYACENDGDVAVTYDDGPYIYTAAMLDAFKAHSAVATWFITGNNLGKGQINVAYRNVIQRMFNEGHQIASHTWSHENLDQMTLAQRKNQMVYNEIAFMDILGFYPTYMRPPYSICGAECQQQMVDLGYHITYFDLDTEGYLHTDPSQIQVSLNLWDAAMIARSACNGSYLHIEHDIHQQVATTFTNHMLDSIVANGWKAVTVGECLGDPPENWYRGNVPGYNFKISAVSPLACSSTRSTSSSRTTSTRTSTSSTSTSTALAVSLDGSCGATGAKTCQGSVFGNCCSKNGWCGSTAAYCGTGCQSKYGTCGSQSSSSSVSSGRTSSSSSSSRSGTSSSSTSSSRTSASSSSIRSSTGSASSSRTSTSSSRTSASSSSIRSSTGSASSSRSSTSSSTSARSTTSSSSSTRSSSTSSSNTRSSGTASSTRSTTSSSGTGTRSATGSSSAASSTSTRPVSTNGECGSGNGRQCIGSAFGNCCSQYNFCGSTSGHCGTGCQSAFGTCNAGSSSSAGSSASSSTGSSSRSSSAAAGGSSTASSTGALPTSSLLASINGECGGLNGRTCLGTSFGNCCSQYDYCGNSAAHCGTGCKSAFGTCNAGSSSSAGSSVSSSAGTPASSAASTRVSSTNPAAATNTRLSTSGECGGTAGFNCLGSNFGDCCSPYNYCGNTTAHCDTGCQSNFGRCSGTGANVQVSLNGNCGPTNGGATCAGSAFGNCCSTYGYCGSTSAFCGTGCQSGFGTCGS; encoded by the exons ATGCGTTTGACACCCGTGTtgctcgccgccctcgccgggcTAGAGGCAGCTCACGCTCACGGGGATGAGCCTCACATGAACATGGTGTTGCCGCGTCTCAGGAACGTGGAAGAATTGCGCCAGAAGCGCGTGAAATACGAGCCATGGAACCCCCCAACCGTAGCCTACAAGCCTCGTGGCGAGCGTGCAAACCGTTTGTCACCCCGACAGGCCGCCACCATCAAGTTGGGAGACAACGTTCAGTGTGGAGGTACTTTTGGAAGGTGTGCTGATGGATTTTGCTGTTCATCTGCCGG ATGGTGCGGACAGGGCACCGAATATTGCAGAGCACCAGATTGTCAAATCAGCTACGGTCCAGGCTGTGACGGCAACCAGAAGCCTAGCGGCACCGACACAGCCAACGATGCGAGGCCTTTGAAGGGCAGCATCCCctacggcggcgtcggaATCTACGCCTGTGAAaatgacggcgacgtcgccgtcacctACGACGACGGTCCCTACATCTACACTGCCGCCATGTTGGACGCTTTCAAGGCACACAGCGCCGTTGCCACGTGGTTCATCACCGGCAACAACCTTGGCAAGGGCCAGATCAACGTGGCGTACCGCAATGTCATCCAG CGCATGTTTAACGAGGGTCACCAAATCGCCAGCCACACGTGGTCGCACGAGAACCTGGACCAGATGACATTAGCGCAGCGGAAGAACCAGATGGTGTATAATGAGATCGCGTTCATGGACATTCTTGGTTTCTACCCTACCTACATGCGACCGCCCTACTCCATTTGCGGAGCCGAGTGTCAGCAGCAAATGGTGGATCTTGGTTACCACATCACCTACTTCGATCTTGACACCGAGGGATACCTCCACACTGATCCGAGCCAAATCCAGGTTAGTCTGAACCTGTGGGATGCCGCCATGATCGCACGCTCGGCTTGCAACGGCAGTTACTTGCACATCGAGCACGACATCCACCAACAGGTCGCTACAACTTTTACCAACCACATGCTGGActccatcgtcgccaacggcTGGAAGGCCGTGACCGTCGGTGAGTGCCTGGGCGACCCCCCCGAGAACTGGTACCGCGGCAACGTCCCCGGCTACAACTTCAAGATCTCGGCTGTCAGTCCCTTGGCCTGCTCCAGCACGCGCAgcacgtcctcgtcgaggaccaCCTCCACTCGCACGTCGACATCCAGCACGTCGACAtccaccgccctcgccgtctccctcGACGGCTCCTGCGGAGCCACCGGGGCCAAGACCTGCCAGGGCTCAGTCTTTGGCAACTGCTGTTCCAAGAACGGATGGTGTGGCAGCACAGCCGCTTACTGCGGCACGGGCTGCCAGTCCAAGTACGGTACTTGCGGAAGCCAGTCTTCGTCGAGCAGCGTTAGCTCAGGTAGgacctcttcatcttcgtcatccagCCGTAGCGgcacttcttcttcttctacttcctCGTCGCGGACCAGtgcttcatcgtcttccaTACGATCGAGCACTGGCTCTGCCTCAAGCTCAAGGACCTCAACTTCAAGCTCGCGGACCAgtgcttcttcgtcttccatACGATCAAGCACTGGCTCTGCCTCAAGCTCACGTAGCAgtaccagcagcagcacttCTGCCCGCTCGACCACTAGTTCGAGCTCGTCCACACGCTCTTCTTCTACCTCGTCGTCTAACACGCGCTCCTCAGGCACTGCTTCCAGCACCAGATCCACTACTTCTTCCTCTGGCACCGGTACAAGATCCGCTACTGGGTCTAGCTCTGCTGCGTCATCCACGTCCACACGGCCCGTCTCCACGAACGGCGAGTGCGGTTCCGGCAACGGAAGACAGTGTATCGGCTCTGCCTTTGGCAACTGCTGCTCCCAATACAACTTCTGCGGTAGCACCTCTGGCCATTGCGGCACGGGTTGCCAGTCTGCGTTTGGCACTTGCAACGCCGGGTCCAGCTCTTCTGCTGGCTCGTCTGCCAGCTCGTCTACCGGCTCCTCCAGCCGTTCCAGCAGCGCTGCCGCCGGGGGGAGCTCGACCGCGTCAAGCACCGGTGCCCTCCCGACCTCTTCGCTTCTGGCTTCGATTAACGGCGAGTGTGGTGGCCTAAACGGACGGACGTGCTTGGGAACTTCGTTCGGCAACTGCTGTTCTCAGTACGACTACTGCGGCAACAGTGCGGCCCACTGCGGGACCGGTTGCAAGTCTGCCTTCGGCACCTGCAACGCCGGGTCCAGCTCTTCGGCCGGCTCCTCTGTCTCCAGCTCCGCTGGAACCCCggcgtcctccgccgcctcaaCCCGCGTCAGCTCCACTAACCCGGCAGCCGCAACCAACACCAGGCTCTCGACCAGCGGCGAGTGCGGTGGCACGGCCGGCTTCAACTGCCTGGGCTCCAACTTCGGAGACTGCTGCTCGCCCTACAACTACTGCGGCAACACCACCGCCCACTGCGACACGGGCTGCCAAAGCAACTTTGGCCGATGcagcggcaccggcgccaacGTTCAGGTCTCACTCAATGGAAACTGCGGCCccaccaacggcggcgccacctGCGCCGGCTCGGCCTTCGGCAACTGCTGTTCGACCTATGGGTATTGTGGCAGCACCTCCGCCTTCTGCGGCACCGGCTGCCAGTCCGGCTTTGGCACTTGTG GATCCTAA